One genomic window of Punica granatum isolate Tunisia-2019 chromosome 1, ASM765513v2, whole genome shotgun sequence includes the following:
- the LOC116212766 gene encoding mannan endo-1,4-beta-mannosidase 6 isoform X3 gives MEADEWQMVEKKGNQFMVNGQPFYVNGFNTYWLMVFAADQSTRGKVTEVFQQASSVGLTVCRTWAFNDGQWRALQKSPSVYDEEIFQALDFVVSEAKKYKIRLILPLVNNWDAYGGKPQYVKWGKAAGLNLTSDDEFFSNPTLKSYYKAHVKMVLNRINTITNVTYKEDPTIFAWELMNEPRCPSDPSGDILQEWIEEMAVYVKSVDPKHLVEIGLEGFYGPSTPNRVQFNPNTYAQQVGTDFIRNHLVLGVDFASVHIYADSWISQEISDAHLPFIISWMEAHIEDAQKYLNMPVLFSEFGVSTKDPGYNSTFRDTLFKTVYRTLLNSTKKGGSGGGSLLWQLFPDGTDYMDDGYALVLSRSPSTSNIISLHSTRVAIFNSLCTWNCHWGCKKQHPLEAFLSTDDA, from the exons ATGGAAGCAGATGAGTGGCAAATGGTCGAGAAGAAAGGCAATCAATTCATGGTCAATGGTCAGCCTTTCTATGTCAATGGGTTCAACACTTACTGGCTGATGGTCTTTGCCGCCGATCAATCTACAAGAGGAAAGGTGACTGAGGTGTTCCAGCAAGCTTCTTCGGTGGGTTTAACAGTCTGCAGGACTTGGGCCTTCAATGATGGGCAGTGGCGGGCTCTTCAGAAATCTCCATCAGTTTATGATGAAGAAATTTTTCAG GCCTTAGATTTTGTGGTGAGTGAAGCAAAGAAGTACAAGATCAGGCTGATATTGCCATTGGTTAATAACTGGGATGCGTATGGTGGCAAACCTCAGTACGTCAAATGGGGGAAAGCCGCTGGCCTAAACTTGACATCAGATGATGAATTCTTCTCAAATCCAACTCTCAAGAGCTATTACAAGGCCCACGTCAAG ATGGTTTTGAATAGAATCAATACGATCACAAATGTAACCTATAAGGAGGATCCTACAATATTTGCATGGGAACTAATGAACGAGCCTCGATGCCCCTCAGATCCCTCCGGTGATATTCTTCAG GAATGGATAGAAGAAATGGCAGTCTACGTAAAAAGCGTAGATCCGAAGCACCTAGTGGAGATTGGTTTGGAAGGATTTTACGGCCCTTCAACACCAAACAGAGTTCAGTTCAATCCAAACACATATGCCCAACAAGTCGGGACTGACTTTATAAGGAACCATCTGGTTCTTGGTGTTGATTTCGCATCGGTTCACATCTATGCAGACTCTTG GATTTCCCAAGAAATTTCGGATGCTCATCTCCCTTTCATCATATCATGGATGGAAGCCCACATCGAAGATGCCCAGAAGTACCTCAACATGCCCGTCTTATTCTCTGAGTTTGGCGTCTCCACTAAAGATCCAGGATACAACTCAACCTTCCGAGACACTCTCTTCAAGACTGTGTACAGGACCCTCCTCAACTCCACTAAGAAGGGCGGAAGTGGAGGCGGGAGCCTTCTGTGGCAGCTATTCCCAGATGGCACGGACTATATGGATGACGGGTATGCACTTGTTCTATCAAGATCTCCTTCCACTTCAAATATTATATCGCTTCACTCAACAAGAGTTGCAATCTTCAATTCGCTGTGCACTTGGAACTGCCATTGGGGTTGCAAGAAGCAGCATCCTCTCGAGGCATTCCTCTCCACTGATGATGCATAG
- the LOC116212766 gene encoding mannan endo-1,4-beta-mannosidase 6 isoform X2, which produces MGFSEKALGSNRILFLILVCFVLIEISTGLGFGGNDPLKMILEDSESQFAFSSRSQGSGAMEADEWQMVEKKGNQFMVNGQPFYVNGFNTYWLMVFAADQSTRGKVTEVFQQASSVGLTVCRTWAFNDGQWRALQKSPSVYDEEIFQALDFVVSEAKKYKIRLILPLVNNWDAYGGKPQYVKWGKAAGLNLTSDDEFFSNPTLKSYYKAHVKMVLNRINTITNVTYKEDPTIFAWELMNEPRCPSDPSGDILQEWIEEMAVYVKSVDPKHLVEIGLEGFYGPSTPNRVQFNPNTYAQQVGTDFIRNHLVLGVDFASVHIYADSWISQEISDAHLPFIISWMEAHIEDAQKYLNMPVLFSEFGVSTKDPGYNSTFRDTLFKTVYRTLLNSTKKGGSGGGSLLWQLFPDGTDYMDDGYALVLSRSPSTSNIISLHSTRVAIFNSLCTWNCHWGCKKQHPLEAFLSTDDA; this is translated from the exons ATGGGATTCTCCGAGAAAGCGCTTGGGTCCAATAGGATCCTTTTCTTGATACTCGTTTGTTTCGTTTTGATTGAGATTTCAACTGGTCTTGGTTTTGGTGGGAATGATCCATTGAAGATGATTTTGGAGGATTCGGAGAGTCAGTTTGCTTTCTCTAGCAGGAGCCAAGG CTCAGGTGCAATGGAAGCAGATGAGTGGCAAATGGTCGAGAAGAAAGGCAATCAATTCATGGTCAATGGTCAGCCTTTCTATGTCAATGGGTTCAACACTTACTGGCTGATGGTCTTTGCCGCCGATCAATCTACAAGAGGAAAGGTGACTGAGGTGTTCCAGCAAGCTTCTTCGGTGGGTTTAACAGTCTGCAGGACTTGGGCCTTCAATGATGGGCAGTGGCGGGCTCTTCAGAAATCTCCATCAGTTTATGATGAAGAAATTTTTCAG GCCTTAGATTTTGTGGTGAGTGAAGCAAAGAAGTACAAGATCAGGCTGATATTGCCATTGGTTAATAACTGGGATGCGTATGGTGGCAAACCTCAGTACGTCAAATGGGGGAAAGCCGCTGGCCTAAACTTGACATCAGATGATGAATTCTTCTCAAATCCAACTCTCAAGAGCTATTACAAGGCCCACGTCAAG ATGGTTTTGAATAGAATCAATACGATCACAAATGTAACCTATAAGGAGGATCCTACAATATTTGCATGGGAACTAATGAACGAGCCTCGATGCCCCTCAGATCCCTCCGGTGATATTCTTCAG GAATGGATAGAAGAAATGGCAGTCTACGTAAAAAGCGTAGATCCGAAGCACCTAGTGGAGATTGGTTTGGAAGGATTTTACGGCCCTTCAACACCAAACAGAGTTCAGTTCAATCCAAACACATATGCCCAACAAGTCGGGACTGACTTTATAAGGAACCATCTGGTTCTTGGTGTTGATTTCGCATCGGTTCACATCTATGCAGACTCTTG GATTTCCCAAGAAATTTCGGATGCTCATCTCCCTTTCATCATATCATGGATGGAAGCCCACATCGAAGATGCCCAGAAGTACCTCAACATGCCCGTCTTATTCTCTGAGTTTGGCGTCTCCACTAAAGATCCAGGATACAACTCAACCTTCCGAGACACTCTCTTCAAGACTGTGTACAGGACCCTCCTCAACTCCACTAAGAAGGGCGGAAGTGGAGGCGGGAGCCTTCTGTGGCAGCTATTCCCAGATGGCACGGACTATATGGATGACGGGTATGCACTTGTTCTATCAAGATCTCCTTCCACTTCAAATATTATATCGCTTCACTCAACAAGAGTTGCAATCTTCAATTCGCTGTGCACTTGGAACTGCCATTGGGGTTGCAAGAAGCAGCATCCTCTCGAGGCATTCCTCTCCACTGATGATGCATAG
- the LOC116212766 gene encoding mannan endo-1,4-beta-mannosidase 6 isoform X1, translated as MGFSEKALGSNRILFLILVCFVLIEISTGLGFGGNDPLKMILEDSESQFAFSSRSQGVYSSGAMEADEWQMVEKKGNQFMVNGQPFYVNGFNTYWLMVFAADQSTRGKVTEVFQQASSVGLTVCRTWAFNDGQWRALQKSPSVYDEEIFQALDFVVSEAKKYKIRLILPLVNNWDAYGGKPQYVKWGKAAGLNLTSDDEFFSNPTLKSYYKAHVKMVLNRINTITNVTYKEDPTIFAWELMNEPRCPSDPSGDILQEWIEEMAVYVKSVDPKHLVEIGLEGFYGPSTPNRVQFNPNTYAQQVGTDFIRNHLVLGVDFASVHIYADSWISQEISDAHLPFIISWMEAHIEDAQKYLNMPVLFSEFGVSTKDPGYNSTFRDTLFKTVYRTLLNSTKKGGSGGGSLLWQLFPDGTDYMDDGYALVLSRSPSTSNIISLHSTRVAIFNSLCTWNCHWGCKKQHPLEAFLSTDDA; from the exons ATGGGATTCTCCGAGAAAGCGCTTGGGTCCAATAGGATCCTTTTCTTGATACTCGTTTGTTTCGTTTTGATTGAGATTTCAACTGGTCTTGGTTTTGGTGGGAATGATCCATTGAAGATGATTTTGGAGGATTCGGAGAGTCAGTTTGCTTTCTCTAGCAGGAGCCAAGG GGTTTACAGCTCAGGTGCAATGGAAGCAGATGAGTGGCAAATGGTCGAGAAGAAAGGCAATCAATTCATGGTCAATGGTCAGCCTTTCTATGTCAATGGGTTCAACACTTACTGGCTGATGGTCTTTGCCGCCGATCAATCTACAAGAGGAAAGGTGACTGAGGTGTTCCAGCAAGCTTCTTCGGTGGGTTTAACAGTCTGCAGGACTTGGGCCTTCAATGATGGGCAGTGGCGGGCTCTTCAGAAATCTCCATCAGTTTATGATGAAGAAATTTTTCAG GCCTTAGATTTTGTGGTGAGTGAAGCAAAGAAGTACAAGATCAGGCTGATATTGCCATTGGTTAATAACTGGGATGCGTATGGTGGCAAACCTCAGTACGTCAAATGGGGGAAAGCCGCTGGCCTAAACTTGACATCAGATGATGAATTCTTCTCAAATCCAACTCTCAAGAGCTATTACAAGGCCCACGTCAAG ATGGTTTTGAATAGAATCAATACGATCACAAATGTAACCTATAAGGAGGATCCTACAATATTTGCATGGGAACTAATGAACGAGCCTCGATGCCCCTCAGATCCCTCCGGTGATATTCTTCAG GAATGGATAGAAGAAATGGCAGTCTACGTAAAAAGCGTAGATCCGAAGCACCTAGTGGAGATTGGTTTGGAAGGATTTTACGGCCCTTCAACACCAAACAGAGTTCAGTTCAATCCAAACACATATGCCCAACAAGTCGGGACTGACTTTATAAGGAACCATCTGGTTCTTGGTGTTGATTTCGCATCGGTTCACATCTATGCAGACTCTTG GATTTCCCAAGAAATTTCGGATGCTCATCTCCCTTTCATCATATCATGGATGGAAGCCCACATCGAAGATGCCCAGAAGTACCTCAACATGCCCGTCTTATTCTCTGAGTTTGGCGTCTCCACTAAAGATCCAGGATACAACTCAACCTTCCGAGACACTCTCTTCAAGACTGTGTACAGGACCCTCCTCAACTCCACTAAGAAGGGCGGAAGTGGAGGCGGGAGCCTTCTGTGGCAGCTATTCCCAGATGGCACGGACTATATGGATGACGGGTATGCACTTGTTCTATCAAGATCTCCTTCCACTTCAAATATTATATCGCTTCACTCAACAAGAGTTGCAATCTTCAATTCGCTGTGCACTTGGAACTGCCATTGGGGTTGCAAGAAGCAGCATCCTCTCGAGGCATTCCTCTCCACTGATGATGCATAG